TATAGATAACATTTATCGTCTGGAAGTATTGAAATTCTCGCATTCATGGCATAATGGCCGTCTTCCTGAAGTATTTGACAACACATTTCAATATCCTAGAAATGTTCATAGATATAACACGAGATATACAGCCAAACAGaatttttataaatataaaGTTAAAACTAATGCAGGAAAGCAATCAGTTTCTTATATGGCAATTGATATCTGGAGAGACCTTCCATCTTCTTTAAAAGACTAATTATGTATGTATTTCCAAAGTATATAAAACGTTACCTCCTGTCAGAACAAAAACGGAACTAATTTTCCACTTAGCCAAGTTTGTAAATTAGTAAGTCATCTAACtattgctgtattttttttctcatattcCTTTAATTATTGCTGTAATTTGTACCTTATGATTACCTGCATTTTTCCATAACTTAAATTGTACGGGGAGCTAACTAGAAAACCTATCGGTTCACTTAGCTCCCCAGCTCGTAACTTActagctaactaaaagaaaaaaaaaactaaaatgctaCCGAAACCTCATTAagaatttcaaatcaaatgtaaacaacaatatgAGCTGAATaaaacattatcattatcattattccCACGGTTACATTGTGTACAATTCCACtgtagaattcaagggcaaccacaggcaccccaagcttaGTGTGAGGGAAAggcaacaaaaatatatataaggatttgtatgtgaGTCCTGATAAAAGACCTTAGAAGATAGGTTTACGTAAAAagtctcaattaaaaagcctaacctgtTTGTCGTCCCTGATGGCTAatggattgaaatgaaagaaaaacctttggaattttaaccgtgggaacattttatccaagaataaattatttgacTCCATTTTGAGGGCTCCTGAGAATTCGGTGTTCTGCCttggtattatttttattatgacTGTTGACAACCAAGGAACggataatggctcaattcgtgtcgaatctggaaaaaaaaaacacacaggaaggaagctacccacaatggcaataaggttaggcttttaaattgaaatttgttttcgtatttaaaattatcttctcaggttGTTTATCAGGATTCCCATACAACTCCttatatattaattttgttggctttccctcacactgagcttggggcacctgtgcTTAGGCTTAGATTTAGATAATCAATGCCAGACGAAGTCTTAATTAATTGAGCCTTAGCAAAGTTCCTAACTCATCAGTAAGAGGTTTTTTAAATCAAGAATTGACCCTCTGACTCCCAGGAGTTTGATTTTAAATGCCAAATGATTTGGGGGGTGGGTCAGAAGTCACCTATACACAGGACTATTTCCCTTTTATGAGAGGTATATGTAACCAGCAATTTTATTGGCTAGTGATAACGTTTGGCTGTCGTTATCCCAGTCAACATGTGCCGGCAGCTGGCTATTTGGCCGCCTACAATGAAATATCTGCTGCTTACTCCACACTTGTCGGACTTGTATTCAGGACGAGGTTGTTTCGAGTTATTATACTTATAAAGTACCGGTATTATCATTTTTCTTACTATGTTGTCCCTTACGTTTCAACTACGTTTCGACTGCGTACTGCTAGCCTTCATCGTTTCTCTGGCTATAAGGTCTCTTCTAAACTTCTAGTTCAAATTGTAACTTAAAAATACATCACGTAACCCCGGTAACCCCGAGCCGCACACGATCGCTTCTGCCAGTCACATTTGTTGCAAGTACAAACAAGATGGCATCCAAACCATCTCGTGACGTGGGTGCAGGGACTCCAcaaatttctaattttttttcgtACGGTATCAGGTATGTAGGCCCGGAAACCGATAGCTTTGCATTGAGATAATATATTGCTCAAACGATTTGAAGAGTTTAATTGAATTGATTGCAATTTTAATTGTTTCTCACTTTCACAGTTGAGAAGTACTTGCTTTTACTATAGTTATCCTTTTTTCCAATAATGCTTCTGGCGGAATATAACTTCAGTTTGAAAATTGAAGGTCTTGTGTGACTCTTTATTACTGTTATCTTTAGTTAATGCTATCTAATAGGGGCTCAGTTTACCCTAATATGCACCAGACACAACCATTTAAAGccaacattttcaaaaattaccaggggagcatgcccccggacccccctagcaTGCAAATCGTTTGGCCTCTGCTGCCTATTACTATAGCCCGCTTGCCTACtactcaaaaacattttgactgggctgaGTTATATGAGGATAGTTTAGGTTATGCTTGTTGGGCTTCCGAgtaaatcatttcttttttcgtttgcTTGCAGACTATTCGTTATCAAGTGCTCATTTCTCTAATGTTGTCCAGTCAAACAAAAGATCAAGTAACATTTGCAGCAATGGAAAAGTTAAAAGATCATGgtttaactgttgaaaatgttcttaaaacatCAGCCAGTAAGATTGGAGAGCTAATTTACCCTGTTGGTTTCTGGAGGGTGAGTCAGTTTACTGAAATGAAGGTATCTAAACAGGATCACTGACTTTCTTGCAATCATTCAGTGAGTCAATCAATTATCCTGtcattcatttccttttttaacaGTTCAAGAGCTCTTGATAAAAGCAGACAAGTGactataattttaaaaaatggacaAGCCATGACTTGAGAATGGTTTTCCATGTTTCAAAATCAATTCAACAGTTGTGTTAACAATCATTTAAGATCAGTTGttgtgaaataaccaaatttgctagacttgccacaagttgACCTCATGAGAATCccaggaaaaaatgttttggcaaGCGAAGCATGATTTTTTGGACATGAAATAGATGATTGAGCGACTAAGTCACGAGAAGTCCCATAGGTCATCAAAATTGAGATGGAGGACTTTTTGAAAGTCTAATTATTTGCTTTAATTTACAATTGCAGAAAAAGGCAGACTATATAAAAGAGACAACTAAACTTTGTGCTGAAAAGTACAACAGTGATATTCCACCCACAGTAGAGGAGCTAGTTAAACTTCCAGGGGTAGGGCCAAAAATGGCACACATTACTATGAATGTAGCATGGggaaagatgacaggaattggTGTTGATACTCATGTACACAGAATTTGCAATAGACTTGGCTGGGTAAAAAAAGTCACTAAACTACCTGAGGACACCAGAATTGCAATTGAAAGCTGGCTTCCAAGGTAAAAACTATATGATAATTAGGTTAGTTTGAGGCAATTTAGGAAATCATTATTACGTACATCACAAATCCATGAGTTGCCCCACAAAATTACAAGCTTACTTTCCACATCAGTAAGGTAGACATGATCTAAAAACAAGATTTTTGCCAGTAAATATATGCAAGTGCATTTGCATGTGTGAGACGTAATAGAACGAAAATGGCAGAAGCATGAACTGGGATTTCCATAATGTAAATTCATATGGCACAGATGCCTTTGGCGTGTAGCAAATGAGATCATGCACACGTACCAATTATGACCTTGTGGTAATTCCCAGGGATTTTGTTTACAGTAAGCAGGTAAATGTAGCTTAATGTAACAGAGCTGGTATTTGTGTTTCGTTAGGCTGAATCTGTACAACATCTCTGGCAAAGagtgaaattaaagacagattgtTTTAAACAGGGAAAATGGGAAATGCTGAAAAGGGAAATGCAATTGAGCAAGAggcactttaaagtgctactgtgacgaaatttgaatcttccctatcaaagccattttggcacataaacacgtagtctgtacgagaagaagaatgctgtttaccattttcaaatatctctttttgttctggagatattcaagtttttttaatatgcaaattagccaagtgatgacgtcataaaccctaccaaattttgatcaagtatgatggagaaagatatctcagccaatttgtatcagaaatacttggttctttgcactaagattctagtagatgtgttccacaatatgagcataccatttttgttaccatggcaacatactgggttccagacctccctgatattaaaagctttgcagaccacctttggggttctgttttgatatttgcaaatggtgcctcatctgcattatcctgccagcatataaagatgttaggtcaagtttgtggccttggtaaatgtatttctagcctgagatcaccaaaatattgaaatcaggttggaggggactggaaaagagtgagttgccatgggaaccaatttctttacagtcgtaggtgtgttgccttcagaaccgagatagctctatttatattcttgatgttctattgggttgggtgaatgacgtcatcagccttctcatttgcatatttaacacatttttcaaacttaaatatctctggaaccaatgcagatatttccaaacggtaaacagcgtttttaatgtttcatggtactctatgtgataaaccaaaaaactcaagggataaaaatttgatcacagtagcactttaaattggTTCAGTAGTAGCCAAACTCACCAAAACGTTTTCTTATTAATATTAGAAGAAATAAAGTCCCTATTCACAAAAGAACATAGGAATATGCATGCTTTTCCAACTATGCATTTGCTTGCCAAGGTCGTCAATCAACACAGCTCAGACTTGAATCTGAAATGGTGGAAGCAAATGCATTGTACTGGTGATGATTTTCACCCGATACAACAGAGGAGTTGTATCGTAGACTACTGAAAACAACTCCAGTGTCTCAGCCATGCCTGGCTGGAAACCACAAGAGGGATTCCaaacaataattttgttattgacCGTAAAATCTTTTTCTTTGCCTCAACAGGGAGGAGTGGGATGAGCTCAATGTTTTGCTGGTTGGGTTTGGACAACAAACTTGTCTTCCTGTTGGACCACAGTGTGAGACATGCCTAAATTGTAAGATTTGTCCAGAAGGGCGGAGAATGACACGTGGAACATCAAGTAATAATGCCAAGGGAAAATTGACACttaaaaaggaagagaaaaatgCATGAAGATGCAGTTAGGTGTACATGTCCAACAGCATGTGAAGATGATTATTTTATTCTCCTTCAATCAAAGATGACACATGTACCAGGAGGCACTTAAAAGTGATATTTTAATTACCAGTTGAGAACAAGGGTCAGGGGGCACTTTCTAATATTTGTTGTCAACCGTCCATCTCATTATCATAGAATGCTAGAAACATAGAGTGACTTGTAGGAAAAGCCCTGTTGGATATTTTCTGCAACATTCATTTGTCATGGGTTCTTTTTCAGAGGATGTTAATTAACATCCTGTGTTTAACTCTTAAACAAGTGGTAATTTTTTGTGGTTCTGTGGGTCTTATTAAGTGTTTATAATGCAGGGTACTGGTAATTCTTCAGGTAAAATTGTGCATAGTTTGTTTTGACTTTTCGTTGTTCTATGGGACTATGGAggccaagaaaaaaaagttaaagcaCAGCTTTTCTTTATCAAATATGTATCACttattaaggaggctcgaaatagtttctctacttttcaaataaataaacatattctgtccttagatacagttagggtaatcatatcaagaggAAATTTAGCCAGgttattaagtacccatcgtagatttATCACATCACAAAATAacattttcttccaaaataacattgccatggcaacgatggcatttctttgagccttttaataaaatcacgatataattgtgtttttttttttttttaaaaaatgggatCTTCCCATTCTgcattaccagataatgttagaaataatctctaaaatattttaaattcaacaagagatataaacaagtaaatttgcaaaatcaggaaaaatgagggggttacaagatcagcactTACATGCGcaagtggagctacaggccaacacaaatggatttaagtgaccattaaaccgtttatgtacaattttcgtagttttcgtgaataggagatgtctatttatattccttataaattataattataggAATTTAATAGAAGAAAGGTGAGAGAAATTagtggtatttgtttatttctggtgacccattttgaataatgagctgacgcgagcagcttttagaattgtgTGTGGCTTACACAAACGGGCTCAGCTGGAAAcccttttgagcctccttaaattaaCTCTTGCAGCTCAAAATGTAATCCTGTTTATGTTTACTATAAACCTCAATAAATAATTAACAAGCGGTAGCTCTAGACTTGTAACAAAGTAATTTGGCCCCAATTGCCATCTGTCATAAGCCTATTCTTTAATGACAACTTTTATTGTAGGCTGCAGAGATGTTTCATGCTATCAAATATGAGTGCAACTTAGTTCTTACCTTTGTAAGAATACTATcatttgcaaaataattaattaatcatcAAAGTTGTGAACAGTGAGCAGGTACAATGTACTATTTGAGTCACATGTACTCCTCTGTAAGCCCAATACAAATCATACAGATCTCCTggtcataattattatttttatctacGTTTTTCGATTCATACAGATTGAGCTGCAAGTTAAGTGCACTTTGGAAGATCAGGAAGCCTCTTGCATGCTACATGTATGCAAAGTTCCTGTATTTTGCATTGTAGCTCAAGAAAGGCATACAAAAGTACAATGCAGTAATATTTAAATATAGTTAcattgtgcaaattttgacaccCTCATGGTTATAAACCAACAAATTCTCCTATTTGATGCATATTATGTACATCTAATACTGCACTTTCTTTTCCAACTCAGGCTAAAggtactactaataataattattatacatcagactcactgtgaaaaatctgattggtcgagagcattcaatctattcacaatagcttgtgaacttgacatcaTTGATAAATGTAACATCTGCTGCAGAtgttacatttatcatgtcaagttcaacgtctgcctggttactaagcctcttggagtgttctcctcagaaaaaaaatggttgaatgcttcgcttctgtttctgaggatgaattatgtgaaaaatgtatgataaaacaattattgaatttggttttcgcatgatatcatactcaacctcatccaataattgttcaTTATTGATCAATGCAAATTAAGACTAATGGCAACTAAAGACACAAACCTGAGCCTGATAACCAGGCAAGATAatgaaatagaggatattacatggccgcgcggggatacgaattttatcttcgagtgctgaaagtatctcccacgagtgagcgaagcgaacgagtgagaggtacgttcagcacgagaagataaaattcgtatccccaagtggccatgtaatgttctgtttattatatagatattgatgaaatgtctagatttaaaacaacttgttttattcattttcgaaatgatggaaaagtgttcaccaaccactaaaacacgcatgttgtgtaacatgaaacaagatatgaaagttatgaaaaacaaatcatgataatgtaaaatttgcaataaaaatgttaatgtagtagagaagaattatattaaagcacaaaagtatggtacaatgaagaggaagctcgcgttttattggctaatcctGATCGTTACCATGATGTAATAATTGCTTCATCATGCTTTAATTACAATTATTATCTGTCTAAACTTGACAGATGGCAATCAAAAGACAGAAGACAAGATTAAGTGACTGAGGATCTCAAAGACCAGAAATCAAAACAACATCCTACACAATAATGAGGGCAGATTGTTTGGGGCTCATTGAAGGCAGAGATGGCTCCTGGCAAATGTCTTGatctacatacatgtataagcCAAAGATATAAACAAGGCTGAAACATTCTAAAACCTGAATATTttgagttacatgtatgttatcaTCACCACCTGATGTTGACATACAAGTCGAAATTGTGGAAAACGTCagtctgaaatttcagctgtCTCCTCCCTAACCCTAGAGATGGCTGAAATTTCACAGTAGGAAAACAATTGGTTTTTAGAATGCCTCACATAATTATCTTTACCTTTCaagcaaaattaataattattgccttATATGCCAAAGGTATCACACTTATATCCCATCGTTGTGTTTAGTGATGATGCAAAATAATACTAACCAGTCCACACACGAGCTTCTCATTCAATTAAACTCATTTTGCAGCACTATGTACAAGGGATGCTCTTCATAGTGATCACCATGCAAGCCACCactataaaataattttactcAATAGTCAGAATCGTACGTTCTGTTTCTTTTGGGCTTCAAACATAGATCATTTCTACTCTTAGTAATAATCATCTTAGctcagagctctcaagtctcacgcatCTTGATGCAATCTCACGCTTTCAGGCCAACAGGAGCATTTCT
The genomic region above belongs to Montipora capricornis isolate CH-2021 chromosome 8, ASM3666992v2, whole genome shotgun sequence and contains:
- the LOC138014124 gene encoding endonuclease III-like protein 1 isoform X2, translating into MSSSPYFAVTGRQTRSATRGAIAALPRRQTASKKHVDIEYPGNGFEQKRISNHDKNEDTESKKRKKDTSTKQAHSSEWEPTNWKEQLANIREMRKSRDAPVDTRGCEKTADVNQSPETIRYQVLISLMLSSQTKDQVTFAAMEKLKDHGLTVENVLKTSASKIGELIYPVGFWRKKADYIKETTKLCAEKYNSDIPPTVEELVKLPGVGPKMAHITMNVAWGKMTGIGVDTHVHRICNRLGWVKKVTKLPEDTRIAIESWLPREEWDELNVLLVGFGQQTCLPVGPQCETCLNCKICPEGRRMTRGTSSNNAKGKLTLKKEEKNA
- the LOC138014124 gene encoding endonuclease III-like protein 1 isoform X1 is translated as MSSSPYFAVTGRQTRSATRGAIAALPRRQTASKKHVDIEYPGNGFEQKRISNHDKNEDTESKKRKKDTSTKQAHSSEWEPTNWKEQLANIREMRKSRDAPVDTRGCEKTADVNQSPETIRYQVLISLMLSSQTKDQVTFAAMEKLKDHGLTVENVLKTSASKIGELIYPVGFWRVSQFTEMKKKADYIKETTKLCAEKYNSDIPPTVEELVKLPGVGPKMAHITMNVAWGKMTGIGVDTHVHRICNRLGWVKKVTKLPEDTRIAIESWLPREEWDELNVLLVGFGQQTCLPVGPQCETCLNCKICPEGRRMTRGTSSNNAKGKLTLKKEEKNA